From the Streptomyces sp. Tu 2975 genome, one window contains:
- a CDS encoding 3'-5' exonuclease, giving the protein MSWHRELLVGFDLETTGTDPLDARIVTAAVVELRAGEPVRSHGWMADPGISIPAQASAIHGISNERASAEGRPAREVVDEIAGTLTAHWRQGVPVVAYNAAFDLTLLAAELQRHGLPSLGERLDGRPIGPVVDPYTIDRAVDRYRKGKRTLEAVCVEYGVVLGSAHHADADARAAVLVACAIAERHATVASLTVAELHERQIDWYAEWAVGFQSFLRRKGTADAVIDTSWPMREPARAVG; this is encoded by the coding sequence ATGTCCTGGCACCGCGAGCTGCTCGTCGGCTTCGATCTGGAGACGACGGGGACCGATCCGCTCGACGCGCGCATCGTCACCGCGGCCGTCGTCGAGCTGCGGGCCGGCGAGCCGGTGCGGAGCCACGGCTGGATGGCCGACCCGGGGATAAGTATCCCGGCGCAGGCGTCCGCGATCCACGGCATCAGCAACGAGCGGGCGTCGGCGGAGGGCCGGCCCGCGCGCGAGGTGGTCGACGAGATCGCCGGCACACTGACCGCCCACTGGCGGCAGGGCGTCCCGGTCGTCGCGTACAATGCCGCCTTCGATCTGACGCTGCTGGCCGCCGAGTTGCAGCGGCACGGCCTGCCCTCGCTCGGTGAGCGGCTGGACGGCCGCCCGATCGGCCCCGTCGTCGATCCGTACACGATCGACCGGGCGGTCGACCGCTACCGCAAGGGCAAGCGCACCCTCGAAGCGGTCTGCGTCGAATACGGCGTGGTACTCGGCAGTGCGCACCACGCCGACGCCGACGCCCGCGCCGCGGTCCTGGTGGCCTGCGCGATAGCCGAGCGGCACGCCACGGTGGCCTCCCTCACCGTGGCGGAGCTGCACGAGCGGCAGATCGACTGGTACGCGGAGTGGGCGGTCGGCTTCCAGAGCTTCCTGCGCCGCAAGGGCACCGCCGACGCGGTGATCGACACCTCCTGGCCGATGCGGGAGCCGGCGCGGGCCGTCGGCTAG
- a CDS encoding transporter substrate-binding domain-containing protein, with protein sequence MKTATAAVVQDLAPSGVLRASINLGNPVLAGGTPGEPTGVTVDISREIGSRLGVPVELLCFDAARKSYQAMAEGHADLCFLAVDPAREAEVAFTAPYVLIEGVFAVPGDSELTTADDVDRPGVRIGVKEGSAYDLFLSRTLRHASVVRGRDGIDEFRAQGLEAAAGIRQPMTEFVAAHPGFRLVDGRFMEIGQAVGTTRTRRPETVRYLHDVVEELKADGFVAEALRRADQSDDLVAPPG encoded by the coding sequence ATGAAGACCGCGACTGCTGCCGTTGTCCAGGACCTCGCGCCGAGCGGCGTGCTCCGGGCCTCCATCAACCTGGGGAACCCGGTACTGGCCGGGGGCACGCCCGGCGAGCCGACCGGCGTCACCGTCGACATCTCGCGCGAGATCGGCTCCCGGCTCGGCGTACCCGTGGAACTGCTCTGCTTCGACGCGGCCCGGAAGTCGTACCAGGCGATGGCCGAGGGACACGCCGATCTCTGCTTCCTGGCCGTCGACCCCGCGCGTGAGGCCGAGGTCGCCTTCACCGCACCGTATGTACTCATCGAAGGTGTGTTCGCGGTGCCCGGCGACTCGGAGCTCACCACGGCCGACGACGTCGACCGGCCCGGCGTGCGGATCGGGGTGAAGGAGGGGTCCGCCTATGACCTCTTCCTCTCCCGCACCCTCCGGCACGCCAGCGTCGTGCGCGGGAGGGACGGGATCGACGAGTTCCGCGCCCAGGGCCTGGAGGCCGCCGCCGGAATCAGGCAGCCCATGACCGAATTCGTTGCCGCCCATCCCGGATTCCGGCTGGTCGACGGCAGGTTCATGGAGATCGGACAGGCCGTCGGCACCACCAGGACCCGCCGGCCGGAGACCGTTCGCTACCTCCACGACGTCGTCGAGGAGTTGAAGGCCGACGGCTTCGTCGCCGAGGCCCTGCGGCGCGCGGACCAGTCCGACGACCTGGTCGCTCCGCCCGGATAG
- the glgX gene encoding glycogen debranching protein GlgX, which yields MQVWPGQAYPLGATYDGAGTNFAVHSEAAHRIELCLLHDDGSETAVELRETDAFVRHAYLPGIMPGQRYGFRVHGPYEPARGQRCNSAKLLLDPYARAISGSIEWNESVYGYHFGRPDSRNDLDSAPHTMTSVVVNPYFDWGDDRLPRTDYHRTVIYEAHVKGLTMLHPELPPELRGTYAGLAHPAVISHLTELGVTALELMPVHQFVNDHRLVDAGLNNYWGYNTIGFFAPHNSYASWGDRGEQVLEFKQAVRALHQAGIEVILDVVYNHTAEGNHLGPTLSFRGLDNESYYRLMEDDRRYYMDTTGTGNSLLMRSPHVLQMIMDSLRYWVTEMHVDGFRFDLAATLARQFHEVDRLSSFFDLVQQDPVVSQVKLIAEPWDVGEGGYQVGNFPPLWTEWNGKYRDCVRDLWRGEPRTLAEFASRLTGSSDLYQDDGRRPLASINFTTCHDGFTLHDLVSYNDKHNEANGENNRDGESHNRSWNCGAEGETDDEGVLELRERQMRNFIATLMLSQGVPMLSHGDEFGRTQGGNNNAYCQDNEIAWVQWPEPGEDEEGSLLAFTKTMVWLRRDHPVFRRRRFFHGRPVEGTHDELTDIAWFTPQGDEMVARDWQAAHAKALSVFLNGHAISEPGPRGERISDDSFLLMFNASAEELDFTVPVSHGEEWQVVVDTASKVGVPPGNGPMVSAGDELRLVGRSMTVLRRPA from the coding sequence ATGCAGGTCTGGCCGGGACAGGCGTATCCCCTCGGCGCGACGTACGACGGCGCCGGCACGAACTTCGCGGTGCACTCGGAGGCCGCACACCGGATCGAGCTGTGTCTGCTGCACGACGACGGTTCGGAGACGGCCGTCGAGCTGCGGGAGACCGATGCCTTTGTGCGGCACGCGTATCTCCCGGGCATCATGCCCGGCCAGCGCTACGGCTTCCGGGTCCACGGCCCGTACGAGCCGGCGCGCGGGCAGCGCTGCAACTCCGCGAAACTACTGCTCGATCCGTACGCGCGTGCGATCAGCGGCTCCATCGAGTGGAACGAGTCGGTCTACGGCTATCACTTCGGCCGGCCCGACTCGCGCAACGACCTCGACTCCGCACCGCACACCATGACGTCGGTTGTGGTCAACCCCTATTTCGACTGGGGTGACGACCGGCTGCCGCGCACCGACTACCACCGGACGGTGATCTACGAGGCCCATGTGAAGGGCCTGACCATGCTCCACCCCGAGCTGCCGCCCGAGCTCCGCGGCACCTACGCCGGGCTGGCCCACCCCGCCGTCATCTCCCATCTGACGGAACTGGGCGTCACCGCACTGGAGTTGATGCCGGTGCACCAGTTCGTCAACGACCACCGGCTGGTCGACGCCGGGCTGAACAACTACTGGGGCTACAACACCATCGGCTTCTTCGCCCCCCACAACTCCTACGCCTCCTGGGGAGACCGCGGCGAACAGGTCCTCGAGTTCAAGCAGGCCGTGCGGGCCCTGCACCAGGCGGGCATCGAAGTCATCCTCGACGTGGTCTACAACCACACCGCGGAGGGCAACCATCTCGGCCCCACGCTCTCCTTCCGCGGCTTGGACAACGAGTCGTACTACCGGCTCATGGAGGACGACCGCCGGTACTACATGGACACCACCGGCACCGGGAACTCGCTGCTGATGCGCAGTCCCCACGTGTTGCAGATGATCATGGATTCACTGCGCTACTGGGTGACCGAGATGCACGTCGACGGTTTCCGCTTCGACCTCGCCGCGACCCTCGCCCGCCAGTTCCACGAGGTGGACCGGCTGTCGTCGTTCTTCGACCTGGTCCAGCAGGACCCGGTGGTCAGCCAGGTCAAGCTGATCGCGGAGCCGTGGGACGTCGGCGAGGGCGGCTACCAGGTGGGCAACTTCCCGCCGCTGTGGACCGAGTGGAACGGCAAGTACCGCGACTGCGTGCGCGACCTGTGGCGGGGCGAGCCGCGTACGCTCGCCGAATTCGCGTCGCGGCTGACCGGCTCCTCCGACCTGTACCAGGACGACGGCCGGCGTCCGCTGGCCTCGATCAACTTCACCACCTGCCACGACGGCTTCACCCTGCACGACCTGGTCTCCTACAACGACAAGCACAACGAGGCCAACGGCGAGAACAACCGCGACGGCGAGAGCCACAACCGGTCGTGGAACTGCGGCGCCGAGGGCGAGACCGACGACGAGGGTGTGCTGGAGCTGCGCGAGCGGCAGATGCGCAACTTCATCGCGACGCTGATGCTGTCGCAGGGTGTGCCGATGCTCAGCCACGGCGACGAGTTCGGGCGCACCCAGGGCGGCAACAACAACGCCTACTGCCAGGACAACGAGATCGCCTGGGTCCAGTGGCCGGAGCCGGGCGAGGACGAGGAGGGGTCGCTGCTGGCCTTCACCAAGACGATGGTGTGGCTGCGGCGCGACCACCCCGTCTTCCGGCGGCGACGCTTCTTCCACGGCAGGCCGGTGGAGGGGACGCACGACGAGCTGACCGACATCGCCTGGTTCACCCCGCAGGGCGACGAGATGGTCGCCAGGGACTGGCAGGCAGCGCACGCCAAGGCGCTGTCCGTCTTCCTCAACGGCCACGCCATCTCCGAGCCGGGGCCGCGGGGCGAGCGGATCTCGGACGACTCGTTCCTGCTGATGTTCAACGCGAGCGCGGAGGAGCTGGACTTCACGGTGCCCGTGAGCCACGGCGAGGAGTGGCAGGTGGTGGTCGACACGGCCAGCAAGGTGGGGGTCCCGCCCGGCAACGGACCGATGGTGTCGGCAGGCGACGAGCTGCGGCTGGTCGGCCGGAGCATGACGGTGCTGCGACGACCCGCATAG
- a CDS encoding LysR family transcriptional regulator, translating to MSLRQMEYFLTVVEESSFTRAAELLHVTQPALSHQIKALERSVGGELLERLPRGVRLTQMGRAYLPHAELAVRSAAQARRAARAAAGAEGGELHIAALHAVAVGVLPDLFARWRREHPGVALVLHEYGTTEALEEQIERGTADLAVGPAPRHWQGPVVPFDEEEIVLVVPFDDGLAGRASVRLGELADHTWVRCAMEPQVEGLRFLDWACGKAGFRPRTAVWTQHTSSAVRMAAAGVGVAAAPLHVVRGAVGEDCAVLPADPPWRRALTVFSRVEPTGAAAAFVDMLTGGHAAGAEPARRTPTAHHLPAPAVPPAGA from the coding sequence GTGAGCCTTCGGCAGATGGAGTACTTCCTCACCGTCGTCGAGGAGTCCTCCTTCACCCGCGCCGCCGAACTGCTGCACGTCACGCAGCCCGCGCTGTCGCACCAGATCAAGGCGCTCGAGCGGTCCGTCGGCGGAGAGCTGCTGGAACGGCTGCCGCGAGGAGTCCGGCTGACACAGATGGGCCGGGCCTACCTGCCGCACGCCGAACTCGCCGTCCGCAGCGCCGCCCAGGCGCGGCGCGCGGCCAGGGCGGCGGCCGGGGCGGAGGGCGGTGAACTGCACATCGCCGCGCTCCACGCCGTCGCCGTGGGCGTGCTTCCCGACCTGTTCGCCCGCTGGCGGCGCGAACACCCCGGCGTGGCGCTCGTCCTCCACGAATACGGCACGACCGAGGCCCTGGAGGAGCAGATCGAACGCGGCACCGCCGACCTGGCGGTGGGGCCGGCGCCACGGCACTGGCAGGGCCCGGTCGTCCCGTTCGACGAGGAGGAGATCGTCCTCGTCGTCCCCTTCGACGACGGCCTCGCGGGCCGCGCCTCCGTCCGTCTCGGGGAACTGGCGGACCACACATGGGTGCGCTGCGCGATGGAGCCGCAGGTGGAGGGCCTGCGGTTCCTCGACTGGGCCTGCGGAAAGGCCGGCTTCCGCCCCCGTACCGCGGTGTGGACGCAGCACACGTCCTCCGCGGTACGGATGGCGGCGGCCGGGGTGGGGGTCGCGGCAGCGCCGTTGCACGTGGTGCGCGGGGCGGTGGGGGAGGACTGCGCGGTCCTCCCCGCGGATCCGCCGTGGCGGCGGGCGCTGACGGTGTTCTCACGGGTGGAACCGACGGGTGCGGCCGCGGCGTTCGTCGACATGCTGACGGGCGGGCACGCTGCGGGGGCCGAGCCCGCGCGGCGGACCCCTACCGCACACCACCTTCCCGCACCAGCAGTGCCACCGGCCGGCGCGTGA
- the lpdA gene encoding dihydrolipoyl dehydrogenase, translating to MTQTRETDVIVIGGGTGGYSTALRAAALGLEVVLAERDKVGGTCLHRGCIPSKAMLHAAELVDGIAEARERWGVKASVDSVDWQALVATRDDIVSRNHRGVVGHLAHAGVEVLAGGARLTGRRSVRVEGHGEVTARRGVVLATGSRPRTLPGLAPDGRRVVTSDDALFAPGLPRSVLVLGGGAIGVEYASFHRSMGAAVVLVEAAERLVPLEDTDVSRHVTRGLKKRGIDVQTGARLLETAVLEDGIRATVRTARGETRTVEAERLLIAVGREPVTDGLGLAAAGLAADARGHVAPADFSRLETAVPGIHVVGDLLPPPSLGLAHASFAEGMVVAEALAGLPTRPVDYAAVPRVTYSSPQTASVGLSEAEARAGGCEVDVNTMPLTAVAKGMVHGQGGMVKIVAERGGRVLGVHLVGPHVSEMIAESQLIVGWDAEPSDVAAHIHPHPTLSEGVGEAFLTLAGRGLHQQ from the coding sequence ATGACACAGACCCGTGAGACCGACGTGATCGTGATCGGCGGAGGGACCGGTGGCTATTCGACCGCGCTGCGGGCGGCGGCCCTCGGTCTGGAGGTGGTGCTCGCGGAGCGCGACAAGGTGGGCGGCACCTGCCTGCACCGAGGCTGCATCCCCAGCAAGGCGATGCTGCATGCAGCCGAACTCGTCGACGGGATCGCGGAGGCCAGGGAACGCTGGGGCGTCAAGGCGAGTGTCGATTCCGTCGACTGGCAGGCGCTGGTGGCGACGAGGGACGACATCGTGTCCCGTAACCACCGAGGCGTGGTCGGCCATCTGGCACACGCCGGGGTCGAAGTGCTCGCCGGTGGCGCGCGGTTGACGGGCAGGCGGAGCGTGCGGGTGGAGGGGCACGGGGAGGTGACCGCGCGCCGCGGCGTCGTGCTCGCGACCGGCTCCCGGCCGCGTACCCTGCCCGGTCTCGCACCGGACGGGCGGCGCGTGGTCACCAGTGACGACGCCCTGTTCGCGCCGGGGCTGCCGCGGTCGGTGCTGGTGCTCGGCGGCGGGGCGATCGGGGTCGAGTACGCGTCCTTCCACCGCTCCATGGGTGCGGCGGTGGTGCTCGTGGAGGCGGCGGAACGGCTGGTCCCGCTCGAGGACACCGATGTGTCCCGCCATGTGACCCGTGGTCTGAAGAAGCGCGGCATCGATGTGCAGACGGGCGCCCGGCTGCTGGAGACGGCCGTGCTGGAGGACGGGATACGCGCGACGGTACGGACCGCACGCGGCGAGACGCGCACGGTGGAGGCCGAGCGTCTTCTGATCGCGGTGGGACGGGAGCCGGTGACGGACGGCCTCGGGCTGGCGGCCGCCGGTCTGGCCGCGGACGCGCGGGGCCATGTCGCCCCTGCCGACTTCTCACGCCTGGAGACGGCCGTCCCCGGGATCCATGTGGTGGGCGACCTGCTGCCGCCACCGTCTCTCGGTCTCGCGCACGCGTCGTTCGCGGAGGGCATGGTGGTGGCGGAGGCGCTCGCCGGTCTCCCCACGCGCCCCGTCGACTACGCGGCCGTTCCCCGGGTCACGTACTCCTCGCCGCAGACCGCGTCCGTGGGGCTGAGCGAGGCGGAGGCCCGGGCCGGCGGCTGCGAGGTGGACGTCAACACGATGCCGCTGACGGCGGTCGCCAAGGGCATGGTGCACGGCCAGGGCGGGATGGTGAAGATCGTTGCCGAGCGGGGCGGCCGGGTGCTCGGTGTCCATCTCGTGGGCCCGCACGTCTCCGAGATGATCGCCGAGAGCCAGCTGATCGTCGGCTGGGACGCGGAACCCTCCGACGTCGCCGCCCACATCCACCCTCACCCGACGCTGTCGGAGGGGGTCGGCGAGGCGTTCCTGACGCTCGCCGGCCGCGGACTGCACCAGCAGTAG
- a CDS encoding DUF1707 and FHA domain-containing protein, whose product MTSSFESNTYPARLSDAERERVLDVLREGAAQGRLSHETFVHRMELAFAARRTEDLDALTADLVDKGRWSRRLYRAVGKVSAFSVRLRRAWQAEKLPPLLLPEPGPYPLRIGRDPANGLRLSHDTVSRLHAELSHQGTMWVLRDLGSTNGTTVNGRRVTGSIVVDDGDMVGFGSVSYRLTAR is encoded by the coding sequence GTGACGTCCTCCTTCGAGTCCAACACGTACCCCGCGCGGCTCTCCGATGCCGAGCGCGAGCGTGTCCTCGACGTGCTGAGAGAGGGCGCGGCCCAGGGCAGGCTGTCGCACGAGACGTTCGTGCACCGCATGGAACTGGCCTTCGCCGCACGCCGCACCGAGGACCTGGACGCCCTCACCGCCGACCTGGTCGACAAGGGCCGCTGGTCGCGCCGGCTCTACCGCGCGGTCGGCAAGGTCTCCGCGTTCTCCGTCCGGCTGCGCCGCGCCTGGCAGGCGGAGAAACTGCCGCCGCTGCTCCTGCCCGAGCCCGGCCCGTACCCGCTCCGGATCGGCCGTGACCCGGCCAACGGCCTGCGGCTCAGCCACGACACCGTCTCGCGCCTGCACGCCGAACTGAGCCACCAGGGCACGATGTGGGTCCTGCGCGACCTCGGCTCGACGAACGGCACCACGGTCAACGGCCGCCGGGTGACCGGCTCGATCGTCGTCGACGACGGGGACATGGTCGGCTTCGGCAGCGTCAGCTACCGCCTCACCGCCCGCTGA
- a CDS encoding GNAT family N-acetyltransferase — MTDTVIRALGESDAHLFDTLPDPLGVGRALSRATHRPDWKRVALRDGTVVARAAWWGGPDDESPVNVNWFDVAEGEEEAGAELLRTSPFQVEYELILPAGWRDDAAVLAAGEARTRAAKAAGMEVLVERYQYRWTPDCGLPERPGRLVFRPEPDDAVFFDALRRIHSVTLDAHALRAIAEGGLDKAAQEELDFFNWCPSPREWWQLALTPDGDLVGIHIPARNPSGPCVGFIGVVPEHRGHGYAYDLLAECTHFLAEQGAEFIAGATDQGNFPMAANFTKAGHPVVQERVHFVPASQN; from the coding sequence ATGACCGACACGGTCATCCGCGCGCTCGGTGAGAGCGACGCACATCTCTTCGACACCCTGCCCGACCCGCTCGGCGTTGGCCGGGCCCTCTCCCGCGCGACCCACCGCCCCGACTGGAAGCGGGTCGCGCTGCGCGACGGCACAGTGGTCGCCAGGGCAGCCTGGTGGGGCGGCCCCGACGACGAATCACCCGTCAACGTCAACTGGTTCGACGTCGCGGAGGGCGAGGAGGAAGCGGGCGCCGAACTGCTGCGCACCTCCCCCTTCCAGGTCGAGTACGAGCTGATCCTCCCCGCGGGCTGGCGCGACGACGCGGCCGTCCTCGCGGCCGGTGAGGCCCGTACGAGGGCGGCGAAGGCCGCCGGCATGGAGGTGCTGGTCGAGCGGTACCAGTACCGGTGGACGCCCGATTGCGGGCTGCCGGAGCGGCCCGGGCGGCTGGTGTTCCGTCCGGAGCCGGACGACGCCGTGTTCTTCGACGCGCTGCGCCGCATCCACTCCGTGACTCTGGACGCCCACGCGCTGCGGGCGATCGCGGAAGGCGGCCTCGACAAGGCCGCGCAGGAGGAGCTGGACTTCTTCAACTGGTGCCCGTCGCCCCGTGAATGGTGGCAGCTCGCCCTCACCCCGGACGGCGACCTGGTCGGCATCCACATCCCCGCGCGCAACCCGTCGGGGCCGTGCGTCGGCTTCATCGGGGTGGTGCCGGAGCACCGCGGTCACGGATACGCGTACGACCTGCTGGCGGAGTGCACGCACTTCCTCGCGGAACAGGGCGCCGAGTTCATCGCGGGCGCCACCGACCAGGGGAACTTCCCGATGGCCGCGAACTTCACCAAGGCCGGCCATCCGGTCGTGCAGGAACGGGTGCACTTCGTGCCCGCTTCCCAGAACTGA
- a CDS encoding GH1 family beta-glucosidase, with protein MPQEPMEPMPAFPPGFLWGASASAFQTEGAADADGKGPSGWDAFAAQGRIKDGSDAARGTGFHERYREDVALLAGLGADAFRFSVSWPRVVPGGSGPVNARGLDFYDRLVDELCAHGITPAPTLYHWDTPLPLEEAGGWLRRDTALRFADYASAVAQRLADRVPVWMTVNEPAEVTLLGYALGEHAPGKQLLFDALPAAHHQLLAHGLAVTALRAAGARSVGLAVSHSPVWTAGDGEEDRFAAELYDTLTNRLFADPILTGAYPDENVAALMPGPVADDLTVIAQPLDFYGVNYYHPMLVGAPADDTPGGFAGVGMPAGLPFTLRDIDCEERTDFGWPVVPDGLRELLVSLVGRYGDRLPPVIITENGCSYDGLDDGRRIAFLDAHLRSLHQAIREGVDVRGYFTWSLTDNIEWVEGASRRFGLVHIDYETLRRTPKASYHWYRDMVAAQKRGPDH; from the coding sequence ATGCCGCAGGAACCGATGGAGCCGATGCCCGCCTTTCCGCCCGGGTTCCTCTGGGGAGCCTCGGCCTCCGCCTTCCAGACCGAGGGCGCGGCCGACGCCGACGGCAAGGGACCGTCCGGCTGGGACGCCTTCGCCGCCCAGGGCCGTATCAAGGACGGCTCCGACGCCGCCCGCGGCACCGGCTTCCACGAGCGCTACCGCGAGGACGTCGCCCTGCTCGCCGGGCTGGGAGCGGACGCGTTCCGCTTCTCGGTGAGCTGGCCGCGTGTCGTGCCCGGCGGAAGCGGCCCGGTCAACGCGCGGGGCCTCGACTTCTACGACCGGCTCGTGGACGAACTCTGCGCCCACGGCATCACCCCGGCGCCCACCCTCTACCACTGGGACACGCCGCTCCCGCTCGAGGAGGCCGGCGGCTGGCTCCGACGGGACACGGCCCTGCGGTTCGCCGACTACGCCTCCGCCGTCGCGCAGCGGCTCGCCGACCGCGTGCCGGTGTGGATGACCGTCAACGAACCGGCCGAGGTCACCCTCCTCGGTTACGCGCTCGGCGAGCACGCTCCCGGGAAGCAACTGCTCTTCGACGCGCTGCCGGCCGCCCACCACCAACTGCTCGCCCACGGTCTCGCCGTGACGGCCCTGCGGGCCGCCGGGGCCCGCAGCGTCGGGCTCGCCGTCTCCCACTCGCCGGTGTGGACCGCGGGGGACGGCGAGGAGGACCGCTTCGCCGCCGAGTTGTACGACACGCTCACCAACCGGCTGTTCGCGGACCCGATCCTCACCGGCGCCTACCCCGACGAGAACGTCGCGGCGCTGATGCCCGGTCCGGTCGCCGACGATCTCACCGTCATCGCCCAGCCGCTCGACTTCTACGGGGTGAACTACTACCACCCGATGCTCGTCGGCGCCCCCGCCGACGACACCCCAGGCGGCTTCGCGGGCGTCGGCATGCCCGCCGGACTCCCGTTCACGCTGCGGGACATCGACTGCGAGGAACGCACCGACTTCGGCTGGCCCGTCGTCCCCGACGGGCTGCGGGAACTGCTCGTGTCACTCGTCGGACGCTACGGCGACCGGCTGCCGCCGGTGATCATCACCGAGAACGGCTGCTCGTACGACGGCCTCGACGACGGGCGCCGCATCGCCTTCCTCGACGCGCATCTGCGCTCCTTGCACCAGGCGATACGCGAAGGGGTCGATGTCCGCGGCTACTTCACCTGGTCGCTCACCGACAACATCGAGTGGGTGGAGGGGGCGTCCCGGCGCTTCGGTCTCGTCCACATCGACTACGAGACGCTGCGGCGCACGCCGAAGGCGTCCTACCACTGGTACCGGGACATGGTCGCCGCACAGAAGCGCGGCCCGGACCACTGA
- the treZ gene encoding malto-oligosyltrehalose trehalohydrolase translates to MLFEVWAPNAEERVTLWLEGAEHPMERAQGRDGWWVAEAPAEDGARYGFSLDGGPVRPDPRSRRQPDGPDGPSAVFGQDRYGWRRDWPGRGLEGAVLYELHIGTYTTQGTLDAAADRLGELAELGVTHVELMPLCSFPGVHGWGYDGVSPWAVHEPYGGPEALKRFVDAAHGHGLGVVLDVVHNHLGPSGNHLPVFGPYFTDTHHTPWGSAVNLDAPGSDEVRAYLLGSALAWLRDYRLDGLRLDAVHALADDRALTFLEELSAAVDGLAGDLGRPLFLIAESDRCDPRTTTPRTQGGIGLHAQWNDDFHHALHTALTGESQGYYADFARAPMAALAKTLTRGFFHDGTYSAFRGRTHGRPVDVVNTPAHRFLGYAQTHDQIGNRALGDRLSATLSPGLLACAAALVLTGPYTPMLFMGEEWGATTPWQYFTDHTDPELAEAVRAGRRREFAAHGWSAEQVPDPQDPATRERSCLDRSEREREPHAMLLAWYRELIAMRRALPDLADPDLAAVKVAFDEQARWLAYRRGDLRVAVNLAKEAAAIPLGGGGRIAAAWGDVVPPEGDGVLHLPPQSCAVLADS, encoded by the coding sequence CTGCTGTTCGAGGTGTGGGCGCCGAACGCCGAGGAGCGGGTCACTCTGTGGCTGGAGGGTGCCGAGCACCCGATGGAGCGCGCGCAGGGGCGGGACGGATGGTGGGTCGCGGAGGCGCCGGCCGAGGACGGCGCACGGTACGGGTTCTCCCTGGACGGCGGCCCCGTACGGCCGGACCCCCGCTCCCGCCGCCAGCCCGACGGCCCGGACGGCCCCAGCGCGGTCTTCGGCCAGGACCGGTACGGCTGGCGGCGGGACTGGCCGGGGCGCGGACTGGAGGGCGCCGTCCTGTACGAGCTGCACATCGGCACGTACACCACCCAGGGGACGCTGGACGCCGCCGCGGACAGGCTGGGCGAACTGGCGGAGCTCGGCGTCACGCATGTGGAACTGATGCCGCTGTGCTCCTTCCCCGGTGTCCACGGCTGGGGGTACGACGGGGTGTCCCCCTGGGCGGTCCACGAGCCCTACGGCGGGCCGGAGGCGCTCAAGCGCTTCGTCGACGCCGCGCACGGGCACGGTCTCGGCGTGGTCCTCGACGTGGTGCACAACCACCTGGGTCCGTCCGGCAACCATCTGCCCGTGTTCGGCCCGTACTTCACCGACACCCACCACACTCCGTGGGGTTCCGCGGTGAATCTGGACGCTCCGGGCTCGGACGAGGTGCGCGCCTATCTGCTGGGCAGCGCCCTGGCCTGGCTGCGCGACTACCGTCTCGACGGGCTGCGGCTGGACGCGGTGCACGCGCTGGCCGACGACCGGGCGCTGACGTTCCTCGAGGAACTGTCGGCCGCCGTCGACGGGCTCGCCGGGGACCTCGGCCGCCCGCTGTTCCTGATCGCCGAGTCGGACCGGTGCGACCCGCGCACGACGACGCCGCGTACGCAGGGCGGCATCGGGCTGCACGCCCAGTGGAACGACGACTTCCACCACGCCCTGCACACGGCTCTGACGGGCGAGTCGCAGGGCTATTACGCGGACTTCGCCCGTGCGCCGATGGCCGCGCTGGCGAAGACGCTGACCCGCGGCTTCTTCCACGACGGCACGTACTCGGCCTTCCGCGGCCGTACCCACGGGCGGCCGGTCGACGTGGTCAACACGCCCGCGCACCGTTTCCTCGGGTACGCGCAGACGCACGACCAGATCGGCAACAGGGCTCTCGGCGACCGCCTTTCCGCCACCCTTTCCCCCGGTCTGCTGGCCTGCGCGGCGGCGCTGGTGCTCACGGGCCCGTACACGCCCATGCTCTTCATGGGAGAGGAGTGGGGCGCCACGACGCCCTGGCAGTACTTCACCGACCACACCGACCCCGAACTGGCGGAGGCCGTACGGGCGGGCAGGCGGAGGGAGTTCGCGGCGCACGGCTGGTCGGCCGAGCAGGTGCCGGACCCGCAGGACCCGGCCACCCGGGAGCGCTCGTGCCTGGACCGGTCGGAGCGGGAGCGGGAGCCGCACGCCATGCTCCTGGCGTGGTACCGCGAGCTGATCGCCATGCGACGCGCGCTGCCGGACCTGGCGGACCCTGACCTGGCGGCGGTGAAGGTCGCCTTCGACGAGCAGGCCCGCTGGCTGGCGTACCGGCGGGGCGATCTGCGGGTGGCGGTCAATCTCGCCAAGGAGGCGGCCGCGATCCCGCTGGGCGGCGGCGGCCGGATCGCGGCGGCGTGGGGCGACGTCGTCCCGCCGGAGGGGGACGGGGTGCTGCACCTGCCGCCGCAGAGCTGTGCGGTACTCGCCGACTCCTGA